In one Streptomyces sp. NBC_00597 genomic region, the following are encoded:
- a CDS encoding glycosyltransferase family 4 protein yields the protein MSSSPVSTPVPAQPYGRPPLRTVQVLGGAGAGSSAHVRSLTTGLAARGVGVTVCAPVEAEGEYDFTGAGAQFTPDAVSALRAVCAGADVVHAHGVRAGMRAALALRGRRVPLVVSWHGGGPAAEGALGRLGRVLERHVARAAAVVLGASSDQVDLARARGARDARLAPVAVPMGPGPAGPDDTADPGKARAELGAVGRPLLIAVGSLVEHRGYSVLLDAARAWRVLEPLPLVVIAGEGPQRAELTRRIEAEGLPVRLLGRRRDAAQLLAAADLAVLPSRWEARSLLAQEALRAGVPLVATAVGGVPELVGDAGVLVPYGDAAALATAVADLLSDPARRSGLAAAGRAQAATWPSEDDTVAQILSIYDELTPRRP from the coding sequence GTGAGCAGCTCCCCGGTCTCCACCCCCGTCCCCGCGCAGCCGTACGGGCGGCCACCGCTCCGCACCGTCCAAGTACTCGGCGGCGCCGGCGCGGGCAGCAGCGCGCACGTACGGTCGCTCACCACCGGGCTCGCCGCGCGCGGGGTCGGGGTCACGGTGTGCGCGCCCGTCGAAGCGGAGGGGGAGTACGACTTCACCGGCGCCGGGGCGCAGTTCACCCCGGACGCGGTGAGCGCGCTGCGCGCCGTGTGCGCCGGGGCGGACGTGGTGCACGCGCACGGAGTACGAGCCGGAATGCGGGCCGCGCTGGCGCTGCGCGGGCGCCGGGTCCCGCTCGTGGTGAGCTGGCACGGCGGCGGCCCGGCGGCCGAAGGGGCGCTCGGGCGCCTCGGCCGGGTGCTGGAACGGCACGTGGCACGGGCCGCGGCGGTGGTGCTGGGCGCGTCCTCGGACCAGGTGGACCTGGCACGGGCGCGGGGCGCCCGGGACGCACGACTGGCGCCGGTGGCCGTGCCGATGGGGCCGGGACCGGCCGGCCCGGACGACACGGCGGACCCCGGCAAGGCACGGGCGGAACTCGGAGCGGTGGGACGGCCGCTGCTGATCGCGGTCGGCAGCCTGGTGGAACACCGGGGGTACTCCGTACTGCTGGACGCGGCGCGGGCGTGGCGGGTACTGGAGCCGCTGCCGCTGGTCGTGATCGCGGGGGAGGGCCCCCAGCGGGCCGAGCTGACCCGGCGGATCGAGGCCGAGGGTCTGCCGGTGCGGCTGCTGGGGCGGCGCCGGGACGCGGCGCAACTGCTGGCGGCGGCGGACCTGGCGGTGCTGCCCAGCCGGTGGGAGGCGCGGTCCCTGCTGGCGCAGGAGGCCCTGCGGGCGGGGGTGCCGCTGGTCGCGACGGCGGTCGGGGGCGTGCCGGAGCTGGTCGGGGACGCGGGGGTGCTGGTGCCGTACGGGGATGCGGCCGCGCTGGCAACGGCGGTGGCGGACCTCCTGTCGGACCCGGCCCGGCGGAGCGGGTTGGCCGCGGCGGGGCGGGCCCAGGCGGCGACGTGGCCGTCGGAGGACGACACGGTGGCGCAGATCCTCTCGATCTACGACGAACTGACCCCCCGCCGCCCCTGA